A region of Chloroflexota bacterium DNA encodes the following proteins:
- a CDS encoding trimethylamine methyltransferase family protein: MSRRRRNEAVDATTAPFRQLQTRWPPLEVLSPEHLERIHDASMRILENTGVELLDAEALDIFAKAGASVEVETKRVKIDRGLLLETIATAPPSFTLHARNPQKSVVIGGNHIVFSPVGGQAYSTNFDRGRRPGTLADLEELVKLIHSFNVLHHGSDTPVEPTDLPAETRHLDTLYTMLRLTDKTVMGPARGRVTTTDAIEMMALVFGRREALLERPALITIINVNSPLRYDDWMLGGLITFARAGQVNVITPFIAAGAMGPITLAGAIAQQNAEALAGAMLTQLVRPGAPVVYGNFTVDAHMRSGSPSFGTPEGAWATLAAGQLARRYKLPYRSNGSLSSSNAPDAQAAYETMMSLWPAILAHTNFVYQGAGWVEGGLTTSYEKFIIDVEALAMMEALLTGYDVNDEALALPFIDQVGPGGHHFDTEHTLSRYSTAFYNPLISSRQQYGNWVEAGSLDAAGRAHLRWKEVLKNYEEPKLDETIDEALRDFMTRRKQEQAEKGLTA, encoded by the coding sequence GAGCGTATTCATGACGCTTCGATGCGGATTCTGGAGAACACGGGTGTTGAATTGCTTGACGCCGAAGCGCTGGATATTTTTGCCAAAGCAGGCGCGAGCGTTGAGGTCGAGACCAAGCGGGTGAAGATAGATCGCGGCCTGTTGCTGGAGACGATTGCCACCGCCCCACCCTCTTTCACTCTCCACGCTCGCAACCCGCAGAAGTCGGTCGTCATCGGCGGGAACCACATTGTCTTCTCGCCAGTCGGCGGACAGGCCTACAGCACCAACTTTGACCGAGGACGCCGCCCCGGAACCCTGGCCGATCTCGAAGAACTGGTCAAGCTCATCCACAGCTTCAACGTTCTGCATCATGGCTCGGACACGCCGGTGGAGCCGACCGACCTGCCCGCCGAGACTCGCCACCTCGACACGCTTTATACGATGCTCCGCCTGACCGACAAGACGGTGATGGGGCCGGCCCGGGGCCGGGTGACGACGACGGATGCCATTGAGATGATGGCCCTGGTCTTCGGCAGGCGCGAGGCCCTGCTGGAGCGCCCGGCCCTGATCACCATCATCAACGTCAACTCACCGCTGAGGTACGACGACTGGATGCTGGGCGGGCTGATCACCTTCGCCCGCGCCGGACAGGTGAACGTCATCACGCCCTTCATCGCCGCCGGAGCGATGGGGCCGATCACTCTGGCGGGCGCAATTGCCCAACAGAACGCCGAGGCGCTGGCCGGTGCCATGCTGACGCAGTTGGTGCGGCCAGGAGCGCCCGTTGTCTACGGCAACTTCACCGTGGACGCTCACATGAGAAGCGGAAGCCCCAGCTTCGGCACGCCGGAGGGCGCGTGGGCGACGCTGGCCGCCGGACAGTTGGCCCGGCGCTACAAACTGCCCTACCGGAGCAACGGCTCGCTCTCATCCTCCAACGCCCCCGACGCCCAGGCGGCTTATGAGACAATGATGTCGCTGTGGCCGGCGATTCTGGCCCATACCAATTTTGTCTATCAGGGCGCGGGCTGGGTGGAGGGCGGGCTGACGACGAGCTACGAGAAGTTCATCATTGACGTTGAGGCGCTGGCGATGATGGAAGCCTTGCTGACCGGCTACGACGTGAACGACGAGGCCCTGGCCCTGCCGTTCATTGATCAGGTCGGGCCGGGCGGCCACCACTTTGACACCGAGCACACCCTGTCGCGTTACAGCACCGCCTTCTACAATCCACTGATCAGCAGCCGCCAGCAATACGGCAACTGGGTGGAGGCCGGAAGCCTGGACGCGGCGGGGAGGGCGCATTTGAGGTGGAAAGAGGTGTTGAAGAACTATGAGGAGCCGAAGCTTGACGAGACGATTGACGAGGCCTTGCGCGACTTCATGACGCGTCGCAAGCAAGAGCAGGCGGAGAAGGGGTTGACGGCGTGA